The following DNA comes from Ornithinimicrobium avium.
CGCCGCCGCGCTGCCCCGGATGAGCGAGGGCGGTAGCGTCGTCGGCCTGACCCTGGACGCGTCCTACGCCTGGCCGATGTACGATTGGATGGGCGTGGCCAAGGCCGCCTTCGAGTCGACCAGCCGCTACCTGGCCCGCGACCTGGGGCCCAAGGGCATCCGGGCCAACCTGGTCTCGGCAGGCCCGATCGCCACGACCGCGGCCAAGTCCATCCCCGGGTTCGAGAAGTTCTCCACCTGGGGCGAGCACGCCCCGCTGGGCTGGGACGTCAAGGACCCGGTGCCGGCCGCGCAGGCCTGCGTCGCGCTGATGTCCGACTGGTTCCCCGCGACGACGGGCGAGATCGTCCACGTCGACGGCGGCTACCACGCGATGGGGTTCTGATCACCCCTCGATGATCGTCCCCTTGCCGACGACGGTGAGGCCGGAGTCGGTGACGGTGAAGCCGCGGGCGCGGTCCATCTCGTGGTCGACGCCGATGTGCACGCCCGCAGGCACGAACACGCCCTTGTCGATGATCGTCCGGTGGATCTGGCAGGAGCGGCCGACCTCCACCCGGTCCATCAGGACCGACTTGGTGACGTGGCTGAAGCTGTGCACCTTCACCCGGGGGGAGAGCACCGAGTCGCTCACCGTCGCGCCGGAGATCACGCAGCCGGGGGAGACGGCCGAGTTGAGGGCGTGGCCGACCCGGTCGCCGGAGCCGTGGACGAACTTGGCCGGCGGGTGCGGCCCGTAGTTGGTGTAGATCGGCCAGGCCTCGTTGTAGAGGTTGAAGATCGGGTGCACCGAGATGAGGTCCTGGTGTGCGTCGTAGTAGGAGTCGATCGTCCCGACGTCCCGCCAGTAGCCGCGGTCCCGGTCGGTCGAACCGGGGATGTCGTTGTCCTTGAAGTCGTAGACCCAGCCGTCGCCGTCCCGCACGAAAGCGGGCACGATGTCGCCGCCCATGTCGTGCTTGGAGCCCTCGCGGTCGGAGTCGGCGCGCACCGCATCCTCCAGCGCCTCGGCGCTGAAGACGTAGTTGCCCATCGAGGCCAGCACCTCCTCGGGGCTGTCCGGCAGGCCCTGCGGGTCCTTCGGCTTCTCGAGGAACTCCCGGATCCGGCGCGGGTCCTGCGGGTTCACGTCGATGACGCCGAACTGGTCGGCCAGGCCGATCGGCTGGCGGATCGCCGCCACCGTGCACCCGGCACCCGTCTCGACGTGCTGATCCACCATCTGGGCGAAGTCCATCCGGTAGACGTGGTCGGCACCCACCACGACGACCACGTCGGGGCGCTCGTCGTGCACGAGGTTGAGGCTCTGGAAGATCGCGTCGGCGGACCCGGCGAACCACTCCTTGCCGACCCGCTGCTGCGCCGGCACCGAGGCGACGTAGTTGCCCAGGAGGGTCGACATCCGCCAGGTCTTGGTGATGTGCGCGTCCAGCGAGTGCGACTTGTACTGGGTCAGCACCACGACCTTGAGATAGCCGGAGTTGACGATGTTGGACAGCGCGAAGTCGATCAGGCGGTAGATCCCGCCGAACGGGACGGCCGGCTTCGCGCGGTCGGCGGTGAGCGGCATGAGCCGCTTGCCCTCGCCGCCGGCGAGGACGATGGCCAGGACCTTGAGACGAGAACTACGCGGGGACATGACCCCAACCTAGGGCCAAACGCGCTGGTCCGCGAGGGGGTGGCGGACTTTCCCACCGTCCGCGCCGCACTTCCCCACGGACGCCCGCCCGCGGGCTAGGGTCGGGAACGTGCGCATCGACATCCTGACCCGCGAGTACCCACCGAACGTCTACGGAGGTGCGGGTGTGCACGTCGCCGAGCTCACCCGCGCCCTGCGCGCGCTCGACGGCGTGCAGGTGCACGTCCGGGCCTTCGACGACCCCGTCGAGGAGGACGGGACGGACGGGTATGCCGTGCCGCCCGGCCTCGAGAAGGCCAACGGGGCGCTGCGCACCCTCGGGGTGGACCTGCTCATGGCGCGCGACGTCGCCGAGGGCGGAGCTGACCTGGTCCACTCGCACACCTGGTACGCCAACCTCGGCGGCCACCTGGGAGGGCTGCTGGCCGGCGTGCCGCACGTGATCAGCGCGCACTCCCTGGAGCCGATGCGGCCGTGGAAGGCCGAGCAGCTCGGCGGCGGCTACGGCATCTCCTCGATGGCCGAGAAGGTCTCCTACGAGGGCGCCGCGGGGGTCGTCGCGGTGTCTGCGGGGATGCGCAAGGACATCCTGGCCGCATACCCCTCGGTGGACCCGGCCAGGGTGCACGTGGTGCACAACGGCATCGACTCGGCGCGGTGGGAGCCGGACACCTCCGATGCGGCGCGCGAGGTCGTGCGCGCCCGGGGGCTGGACCCGGACGCGCCGACGGTGGTGTTCCTGGGGCGGATCACCCGGCAGAAGGGGCTGCCCTACCTGCTGCGCGCACTGCGGCGGCTGGGCCCGGAGGTGCAGGTCGTGCTGCTGGCCGGTGCGCCCGACACCCCGGAGATCGAGCAGGAGGTCGTCGGTCTGGTCGACGGGCTGCGCGCCGAGCGGGGCGGGGGAGCCGCGCCGGTGGTGTGGATCGGGGAGATGCTTCCCCGCGACCAGGTGATCGCGGTCCTGTCGCACTCGACGATCTTCATGTGCCCCTCGGTCTACGAACCGCTCGGGATCGTCAACCTCGAGGCGATGGCCTGCGGGCTGCCGGTGGTCGCGACCGCGACCGGCGGCATCCCCGAGGTGGTCGTCGACGGCCAGACCGGGTGGCTGGTCCCGATCGAGCAGGTGACCGACGGCACCGGCACACCGGTCGACGAGGAGAAGTTCGTCGACGACCTGGGCGCCGCGCTGGTCGAGGCGCTCGCCGACCCCGCGGAGGCGCGCCGCCGCGGCGAGGCGGGCCGCAGACGGGCGGTGGAGTCCTTCTCCTGGTCCTCGATCGCCGAGCGCACGCTCGAGGTCTACCGGGCCGTGCTGGAGGGACGCGCACCCGCACTGTGAGGACCAGCGCCCACCAGGTCATGGCGAAGGAGCCACGATGCTGATCGGAGTCCCTGCGGAGACCGTCCCCGGCGAGACGCGGGTGGCGGCGACCCCGCGGAGCGTGGCGCGGCTGGTCGCGCTCGGGCACGAGGTCCTCGTCGAGACGGGTGCGGGGCAGCGGGCCAGCTTCCCCGACGAGCACTACGTCGACGCCGGGGCCCGGGTCGGTCCGGCGCAGGACGCCTGGGCCGCCGACCTCGTGGTCAAGGTCGAGGCCCCGCTGGTCGAGGAGGTGCCGCTGCTGCGCAGAGGAGCCGTCCTGGCGACCCAGCTCAGCCCGGCCCAGCGGCCGCACCTGCTGGCCGACCTGGCCGAGCGCGGCGTCACCGCCCTGGCCATGGACGCGGTCCCGAGGATCTCCCGGGCGCAGTCCCTCGACGTGCTCTCCTCGATGACCAACCTCGGCGGCTACCGGGCGGTGGTGGAGGCGGCCCACGAGTACGGCTCGGTCTTCACCGGGCAGGTCACCGCGGCCGGCAGCGTGCCTCCTGCGAGGGTGTTCGTCATCGGGGCGGGCGTGGCCGGGCTGGCCGCGATCGGGACGGCCGCCAGCCTCGGCGCGGTGGTCAGAGCCTTCGACGTCCGGCCCGAGACGGCCGAGCAGGTGGAGTCGATGGGCGGCCAGTTCGTCCGGATCGCGCTGCCCGAGGGCGCGGGCGGCGCGGACGGCTACGCGCGCGAGATGGACGCCGACCTGCAGGCCCGGGCCATGGAGGTCTACGCGCGCGAGTGCGCCGAGGCCGACATCGTCATCACCACCGCGCTCATCCCCGGGCGGCCCGCGCCGCGGCTGGTCACCGCGCAGACGGTGAGCGCGATGCGGCCCGGCAGCGTCGTGGTCGACATGGCCGCACGCAACGGCGGCAACTGCGAGCTCACCGAGCCGGGCCAGGTGGTGACCACACCCGGCGGCGTCAAGGTCGTCGGCTACACCGACCTGCCAGCGCGGCTGCCGATCCAGGCCTCCCAGCTCTACGGCACCAACGTGGCCAACCTCGTCGCCCTGCTCACGCCCGGCAAGGACGGCGAACTGGTGCTCGACCTCGAGGACGAGGTCCAGCGGGCGATGACCGTGACCCACGACGGGGAGGTGCTGTGGCCGCCCCCGCCGGTGAGCGTGTCCGCGGCGCCCCCGCCGTCCCCCGCCCCGGAGCCGGCCGCCCCCGCGGTCAGGAAGGCGGCCCCGCAGCCCGCGCTCGCCGGCCGCCGGGGCGTGTTCGGGATCGCGCTCGGCGCGGTGCTGCTCGTGCTGCTGGCCAGCGTCTCCCCGCCGGCGCTGCTCGGCCACCTCACCGTCTTCGTGCTGGCCGTCATCGTCGGGTTCTACGTCATCACCGACGTCAGCCATGCCCTGCACACCCCGCTGCTGGCCGAGACCAACGCGATCAGCGCGATCATCCTCGTCGGCGCGATCCTGCAGGTGGGCTCGCAGGACCCGGTGGTCCGCGCCGTGGCGGTCGCCGCGGTGGCCGTGGCGAGCATCAACGTGGTCGGCGGCTTCGCCGTCACCGGCCGCATGCTGCGGATGTTCCGCCGGGAGGGCGCCTCGTGAGCCACGTCGTGCAGGGCACCTACCTGGTCTCCGCGGTGCTCTTCGTGCTCGCCCTCGGCGGTCTCTCCCGCCACGAGAGCGCACGGCGCGGCAACACCCTGGGGATCGTCGGCATGGTGGTCGCGCTGGCGGCCACCCTCTGGCTCGCGGTCGAGGACGCGGCACACCCGGTCACCACGCTGGTCCTCGTGGTGGCAGCGATGGCGGTCGGCGGCACCGTAGGGCTGTGGCGCGCCCGCGTCGTGGAGATGACGGGTATGCCGCAGCTCATCGCCACCTTCCACAGCCTGGTCGGCGTCGCGGCCGTGCTCATCGGCTACAACGCCTACCTCACCGCGGGGGCCCTGACCGGCGCCGAGCGGACCGTCCACCTCGTGGAGGTCTTCCTCGGCGTGCTCATCGGCGCGGTGACCTTCACCGGCTCGGTGGTGGCCGCCCTCAAGCTCAGCGCCCGGATGTCGACCAACCCGCTCGTGCTGCCGCACCGCCACCTGCTCAACCTGCTCATGCTCCTGGTGTCGGCGGCCCTGATGGTCTGGTTCCTGACCGGCGGCGGCCTGGTGCCCCTGGTCGTCATGACCGTGATGGCCCTCCTGCTGGGGTGGCACCTGGTCGCCTCGATCGGCGGCGGCGACATGCCCATCGTCGTCTCGATGCTCAACAGCTACTCCGGGTGGGCCGCGGCGGCCGCCGGGTTCATGCTCGGCAACGACCTGCTCATCATCACCGGCGCGCTGGTGGGCGCCTCCGGCGCGATCCTGAGCTATCTGATGTGCAAGGGGATGAACCGCTCCTTCATCTCGGTCATCGCCGGGGGCTTCGGGACCGAGGGCGTCGTCGTGCGCAGCGACGTCGAGCAGGGCGAGCACCGGGAGACCACGGCGGCCGAGGTCGCCGGGCTCCTGCGGGAGGCCAGGACCGTGGTGGTCACACCGGGCTACGGCATGGCGGTGGCCAGGGCGCAGCACGCGGTCGCCGAGCTCAGCGCCCGGCTGCGCGCCGCGGGCACCGACGTGCGCTTCGGCATACACCCCGTGGCCGGACGGCTCCCGGGACACATGAACGTGCTGCTCGCCGAGGCCAGGGTGCCCTACGACATCGTCCTGGACCTCGAGGAGACCAACGAGCTGCTGGCGGACACCGACGTCGTCCTGGTCATCGGCGCCAACGACACCGTCAACCCGGCCGCCGTCGACGAGCCCGGCTCGCCGATCGCGGGCATGCCGGTGCTCGAGGTCTGGAGGGCACGGCAGGTGGTGGTCCTCAAGAGGTCGATGGCCAGCGGCTACGCGGGCGTGGCCAACCCGCTGTTCTTCCGGCCCAACACCCGGATGCTCTTCGGCGACGCCAAGGACGCCGTGGAAGCGGTGGTCAAGGAGCTGCCCCGGCAGTAGCGTGACGAGATGATCATCGCCGTCCACACCCTGGTCTACTCCGACGACCCGCCAGCGACGCGGGCCTTCTTCAAGGACGTGCTGCGCTGGCCGTTCGTCTCCGAGGGGGCGCGCGGCGGCGAGGGTGTCGTCGTGGACACCGGGGGCACCGACCCGGCCGACTGGCTGATCTTCGGCACCGGGCCCAGCGAGCTCGGCGTGCACCCGACCTCCTGGGAGGAGGGCGGCAGGCCCGGCGGGTCGCCGACCCACCACCAGATCGCGCTGATGGTCGAGGACGTGGCCGCCACCGTGGCCGAGCTCGCGGGGCGGGGCGCCACCTTCGTCGACGAGCCCCGGGACATGGGCTTCGGCACCGGGGTCGAGATGCACGTGCCGGGCGCCGACGACATGCTGCTCTACCAGCCGCAGCACGTCACCGCCTACGACAAGGCCTGAGCGCGGTGGCGGCAGGTGGCGCCGCTCCCTCGCCGGCCGCGCTCCTGCCCCACGGGCCGCCGCGCCTCGCAGGTGTGTCACGGTGGTACGCCTGCGCACCGGCGTGTCACGGCAGAAGTGCACGATGGTTCCGGCTGAGGGCGGCGGCCCGGCACCGACTCCGCAGCACCCGGCCCGCCCTGCCTCAGGCCCGGTAGCCCAGGTGCAGCGCGGCGGCGTTGGTCGCCTCGGCCAGCGCCCGGGACGCCAGGGAGCGCAGCCGCCGCAGCACCTCGTCGCGGCGCACCACCGAGACCGTGTCGACCGAGTGCGGCGCCGACTCCAGCCCGGCGTCGGCCATCGCCAGCACGGTCCCCGCCAGCTGGACGACGCGCAGTGTACGCGGAGGGACCCTGTCGGGCAGCCCCCAGACCGCCGTCCCGCGCCCGGCCTCGCGGGCCCTGGCGCCA
Coding sequences within:
- a CDS encoding Re/Si-specific NAD(P)(+) transhydrogenase subunit alpha, with product MLIGVPAETVPGETRVAATPRSVARLVALGHEVLVETGAGQRASFPDEHYVDAGARVGPAQDAWAADLVVKVEAPLVEEVPLLRRGAVLATQLSPAQRPHLLADLAERGVTALAMDAVPRISRAQSLDVLSSMTNLGGYRAVVEAAHEYGSVFTGQVTAAGSVPPARVFVIGAGVAGLAAIGTAASLGAVVRAFDVRPETAEQVESMGGQFVRIALPEGAGGADGYAREMDADLQARAMEVYARECAEADIVITTALIPGRPAPRLVTAQTVSAMRPGSVVVDMAARNGGNCELTEPGQVVTTPGGVKVVGYTDLPARLPIQASQLYGTNVANLVALLTPGKDGELVLDLEDEVQRAMTVTHDGEVLWPPPPVSVSAAPPPSPAPEPAAPAVRKAAPQPALAGRRGVFGIALGAVLLVLLASVSPPALLGHLTVFVLAVIVGFYVITDVSHALHTPLLAETNAISAIILVGAILQVGSQDPVVRAVAVAAVAVASINVVGGFAVTGRMLRMFRREGAS
- a CDS encoding VOC family protein, yielding MIIAVHTLVYSDDPPATRAFFKDVLRWPFVSEGARGGEGVVVDTGGTDPADWLIFGTGPSELGVHPTSWEEGGRPGGSPTHHQIALMVEDVAATVAELAGRGATFVDEPRDMGFGTGVEMHVPGADDMLLYQPQHVTAYDKA
- the glgA gene encoding glycogen synthase translates to MRIDILTREYPPNVYGGAGVHVAELTRALRALDGVQVHVRAFDDPVEEDGTDGYAVPPGLEKANGALRTLGVDLLMARDVAEGGADLVHSHTWYANLGGHLGGLLAGVPHVISAHSLEPMRPWKAEQLGGGYGISSMAEKVSYEGAAGVVAVSAGMRKDILAAYPSVDPARVHVVHNGIDSARWEPDTSDAAREVVRARGLDPDAPTVVFLGRITRQKGLPYLLRALRRLGPEVQVVLLAGAPDTPEIEQEVVGLVDGLRAERGGGAAPVVWIGEMLPRDQVIAVLSHSTIFMCPSVYEPLGIVNLEAMACGLPVVATATGGIPEVVVDGQTGWLVPIEQVTDGTGTPVDEEKFVDDLGAALVEALADPAEARRRGEAGRRRAVESFSWSSIAERTLEVYRAVLEGRAPAL
- the glgC gene encoding glucose-1-phosphate adenylyltransferase is translated as MSPRSSRLKVLAIVLAGGEGKRLMPLTADRAKPAVPFGGIYRLIDFALSNIVNSGYLKVVVLTQYKSHSLDAHITKTWRMSTLLGNYVASVPAQQRVGKEWFAGSADAIFQSLNLVHDERPDVVVVVGADHVYRMDFAQMVDQHVETGAGCTVAAIRQPIGLADQFGVIDVNPQDPRRIREFLEKPKDPQGLPDSPEEVLASMGNYVFSAEALEDAVRADSDREGSKHDMGGDIVPAFVRDGDGWVYDFKDNDIPGSTDRDRGYWRDVGTIDSYYDAHQDLISVHPIFNLYNEAWPIYTNYGPHPPAKFVHGSGDRVGHALNSAVSPGCVISGATVSDSVLSPRVKVHSFSHVTKSVLMDRVEVGRSCQIHRTIIDKGVFVPAGVHIGVDHEMDRARGFTVTDSGLTVVGKGTIIEG
- the fabI gene encoding enoyl-ACP reductase FabI, which gives rise to MLMDGKKLLITGVLMDSSIAFHVARLAQEQGAQVVLTSFGRTFKITEAISRRLPQPAPVIELDVQDTEHLDTLADRLGEHVDHLDGVLHSIGFAPKGAFDFMNAPWEDVATALQVSAFSLKALAAAALPRMSEGGSVVGLTLDASYAWPMYDWMGVAKAAFESTSRYLARDLGPKGIRANLVSAGPIATTAAKSIPGFEKFSTWGEHAPLGWDVKDPVPAAQACVALMSDWFPATTGEIVHVDGGYHAMGF
- the pntB gene encoding Re/Si-specific NAD(P)(+) transhydrogenase subunit beta, with protein sequence MSHVVQGTYLVSAVLFVLALGGLSRHESARRGNTLGIVGMVVALAATLWLAVEDAAHPVTTLVLVVAAMAVGGTVGLWRARVVEMTGMPQLIATFHSLVGVAAVLIGYNAYLTAGALTGAERTVHLVEVFLGVLIGAVTFTGSVVAALKLSARMSTNPLVLPHRHLLNLLMLLVSAALMVWFLTGGGLVPLVVMTVMALLLGWHLVASIGGGDMPIVVSMLNSYSGWAAAAAGFMLGNDLLIITGALVGASGAILSYLMCKGMNRSFISVIAGGFGTEGVVVRSDVEQGEHRETTAAEVAGLLREARTVVVTPGYGMAVARAQHAVAELSARLRAAGTDVRFGIHPVAGRLPGHMNVLLAEARVPYDIVLDLEETNELLADTDVVLVIGANDTVNPAAVDEPGSPIAGMPVLEVWRARQVVVLKRSMASGYAGVANPLFFRPNTRMLFGDAKDAVEAVVKELPRQ